CACCTCGCCAGACAAAGCATTAGAGATAAGGGACAACCCGCCCCTGCCCGTACCAGACCTTCTTGCTGCCTCCCCAGAGGACAAAGGATTTGGGGTGAAAGTTAACCCTGCTCTTTCAGCGATCGCCCCCGCCGCAGACTTCTCGCTCCCGACCCGCTACGCTGGGCTGCTGCTCGCCTGCCCCTTTCTGCCTCGACTTTTGGAAACGACCGGGATCAAGAATCCTCAGGACGCAGACATTCCTGCTGCTCAATTGCCTCGCGCTGCTGCCCTGTTGCATTATCTCGCGACCGGAGATGAAGCGCTGTTTGAACACGAATTAACCCTGATCAAAGTTCTGCTAGGGCGAGATCCTAACCAACCGCTCTTAGTCGCCGCAGGTCTACTCCAACCCGACGACAAAGCTGAAACAGAAGCCTTACTCCAGTCATTACTTAACTACTGGGAAGCCTTAAAAACAACCTCGATCGATGGCTTGCGATCGTCCTTCCTGCAGCGATCAGGACTATTACGCGATCGTGACAATGGCTGGTGGGTGCAGGTTGAATCCAAACCCTACGATATGCTGCTGAATCAACTGCCTTGGAGTATTAGTGTGGTCAAACTACCATGGATGCAACGCCCGATTTACTCAGAATGGCAGACCCTCTAGTGGAAAACGCGAGGGATCTAGAGCGTGAACTGCACTGGTTCGCGGATGTGCTCAACCTGCGGCTTCAGCTCTATTTTGGGGCGGAAACATCCCACACCTCGATCGCTGATCTACCCCCTCCTGATCTCAGCTCTAGCCTGTCCAGCTATGCCCAATTCCTTCAGCAGCACGACCTCTCGATCGAAGAAAGATTAATTCTGCTGCTGTCTCTGATTCCCCACATCTGCCCTCAACTATTGGATGTGCTCTGGGGCAAAAACGAGGCGATCGATCGTGGCTTCACTGAATTTGGTGGCTTGCACGGAACCACCCATAGTGGATTCATTCCGACTGGAGAAACGGCTGCTTTCCTCATAGCAGGAGACAATCTGGCGGCTCGCTTCGCGTTGACCCGTTTGTTTGAGGGCGATCGCACCTTTGCTTGTCACGATATCCTCAACCTTGCTCCCGTTGCATCTGGTGAACCAATTCTCAGTGGGGCGCTGCTCCTCTCGCAGGAATACCGCGATCGCTTCACGACAGGCATTGAACACAAACCGAACTTCAACAGCAACTTCCCTGCCCGCCGCATCGAAACCGACCTCGATTGGGATGCCTTGGTGCTGCCCGTTGCCACCCTGGAACAGTTGGAGGAAATTAAGCACTGGATTGACTACGGACGGGAACTGCTTCAGGATTGGGACATGGCAGCAAAGCTGCGCCCCGGCTTTACCAGCCTGTTTTACGGTCCACCGGGAACCGGAAAAACCTTCTCTGCCTGTTTACTGGGCAAGCACTGCGGCTGCGATGTGTATAAAGTGGATTTAAGCTTGGTCGTCTCCAAATATATTGGGGAGACAGAGAAAAACCTGGCAAAAATTTTCGATCTGGCAGAACACAAAAACTGGATTCTGCTATTTGATGAGGCAGATGCCCTATTTGGCAAACGTACCAAAGTAGACGACTCTCACGATCGCTACGCCAATCAAGAAATTAGCTTTTTGCTACAGCGCATCGAAGACTTCAACGGCGTTGTGATTCTCTCTTCCAACTTGAAGACGAATATTGATGACGCATTCCTCAGGCGTTTTCAATCTGTGATTGCTTTTCCCATGCCCAAAGCGATCGAACGACTCCGCATCTGGAAAAACGCCTTCTCTCCCAAAGCAATTCTCGACGAGCAAATTAATCTCAACCGCATCGCTGAAACCTACGAGCTATCCGGCGGCACCATCATGAACGCTGTGCGCTACTCGTCACTCAAGGCATTGAGCCGACGCAGCCAAACCATCCTGCTAGAAGACCTAGAGGAAGGCATCCGCCGCGAATTTCTCAAAGAAGGACGTACCCTGTAAACCCCTGTAAACCCCTGTAACTTGCTAGAGCGATCGTGGATACTATCCCAGCAAAAACCGTCAACCGTCCCGCCCCCGTCACCCAACCTGCTGCATCTCCCAAAATGGTACAGCGTCAAGCCGTGACGTCTCAGGTTCCAGCAC
Above is a window of Trichocoleus sp. DNA encoding:
- a CDS encoding ATP-binding protein → MDATPDLLRMADPLVENARDLERELHWFADVLNLRLQLYFGAETSHTSIADLPPPDLSSSLSSYAQFLQQHDLSIEERLILLLSLIPHICPQLLDVLWGKNEAIDRGFTEFGGLHGTTHSGFIPTGETAAFLIAGDNLAARFALTRLFEGDRTFACHDILNLAPVASGEPILSGALLLSQEYRDRFTTGIEHKPNFNSNFPARRIETDLDWDALVLPVATLEQLEEIKHWIDYGRELLQDWDMAAKLRPGFTSLFYGPPGTGKTFSACLLGKHCGCDVYKVDLSLVVSKYIGETEKNLAKIFDLAEHKNWILLFDEADALFGKRTKVDDSHDRYANQEISFLLQRIEDFNGVVILSSNLKTNIDDAFLRRFQSVIAFPMPKAIERLRIWKNAFSPKAILDEQINLNRIAETYELSGGTIMNAVRYSSLKALSRRSQTILLEDLEEGIRREFLKEGRTL